A single region of the Gossypium arboreum isolate Shixiya-1 chromosome 12, ASM2569848v2, whole genome shotgun sequence genome encodes:
- the LOC108459984 gene encoding BON1-associated protein 2-like — protein METKSRTLEITVLSAEGLRIDNKPVKKNAYVVVSVDPFNNKATKVDGEGGSYPSWNDKLVMEMPLQTRFITLLVKCKGSRGEKTVGLARIPVTDFVGGYSPATCLQFLSYRLRDPKGLKNGIIKVSLRVKEPLQDCSSQSAAGGGGNAAMIGLGIPIDGRRDYGMVTGIPVWTGYPSNSLF, from the coding sequence atggaGACCAAGTCTCGCACTCTAGAGATCACGGTTTTATCAGCAGAAGGCCTGAGAATCGACAACAAACCGGTGAAAAAGAACGCCTACGTCGTCGTTTCGGTCGACCCTTTCAACAACAAGGCGACCAAGGTCGACGGAGAAGGAGGTAGCTACCCTTCTTGGAACGACAAGCTGGTGATGGAAATGCCGTTACAGACGCGGTTTATAACCCTCCTAGTCAAATGCAAGGGGTCCAGAGGGGAAAAAACGGTAGGGTTAGCGAGGATACCGGTGACGGATTTCGTCGGAGGGTATTCGCCGGCGACTTGTTTGCAGTTCTTGAGTTACAGGTTAAGGGATCCTAAGGGGTTGAAGAATGGGATTATTAAGGTTTCATTGAGAGTGAAAGAGCCTTTGCAGGATTGTTCTTCACAGTCTGCGGCTGGTGGTGGTGGTAATGCGGCGATGATAGGGCTGGGAATTCCCATTGATGGACGAAGAGACTATGGTATGGTTACTGGGATTCCAGTATGGACTGGTTATCCATCTAATTCTTTGTTTTAG